Below is a genomic region from Planctomycetota bacterium.
GCTCCCGCGGTGACGAGCGACAACGTGTGTGTCCGTCCGTGTCTGTCCGTGTCTGTCCGTGTCTATCCGTGTCATCTGAGGAGCATGCCCCAATGACCCGAAGGGAACGCGACACGCTGAGGACGCTCGCGCGACAGGTCGCCGAGATCGCGGCCCTGCCCGTGCAGCAGGAGACCATCCAGGCCCACAAGGCGCTCAACGCCCTGAAGCCCATTCGCCCCATGGTGATGATTGACCAGGTGTGCTGGCACGAGATGAACGTGGACGACGAACTGACGCTGCGGACGGCGGACCCGTTCTGCCGCGGCATCGAGACCCGCCTCCGCCGCACGCTCTACCAGTGGCGGCACATGCGCGGCGACATGGTGGTCGAGCCGTTCCTGGAGTTCGGCAAGGCCATCCGCGGCATGGGCTTCGGCCTCGGCGTGGTCGAACAGACCGCCGTCACCGACCCCAAGAGCGACGTGGTGGGCCACCAATTCGAGGACCAGCTCAAGACCGAGGCCGACCTCGAGAAGATCCGCATGCCCCAGGTGTGGCACGACGAGAAGGCCACGGCCGAAACCGAGACGCGCGCGAACGACATCCTCGGCGGCATCCTGGGCGTCCGCATGCAGGGCGCCTACCCCGTCTTCTCGCCCTGGGACAGCATTGTGTGCTGGCACGGGGCGGAGGAGACGATCATGGACCTGGCGTTCCGCCCCGAGTTCATGCACCAGATCATCGCGCGGGTGACGGAGTGCAGCCTCTCGATGCTCGCGCAGCTCGAGGCCCAGGGCCTGCTCGGCCACCACCAGGGCACCATCCACTGCACGGGCGCCTACACCGATGAACTGCCCGCCCGCGGCTTCGACCCCGCCCGGCCACGGCCGGCCGACCTGTGGACCTACGCCATGGCACAGATTTTCTCCACCGTCTCGCCCGCCATGCACGAGGAATTCGAGATCAACTACGCTCGGCGCTGGACGCAGCAGTTCGGCCTCTGCTACTACGGCTGCTGCGAGCCGCTGGACGAGAAGGTGGACATGATCCGCAAGCTGCCCAAGGTGCGCAAGATCTCGATGAGCCCGTGGGTGAATGTGGACAAGGGCGCCGAGCGGATTGGCCGCGACTTCGTCTTCAGCCGCAAGCCGAACCCCGCCTTCCTGGCCGGGCCCACCTGGCAACCCGAGGTCGTGGAGAAGGACCTGCGCGACACCCTGGCCGCCTGCCAGCGCCACGGCTGCCCCTGCGAACTGATCCTCAAGGACATCTCCACCGTCTGCTACGAGCCGCAGCGCCTGTGGGCCTGGGCTGAGATCGCACGGAGGGTGGCGAGAGGATAACCTGTTGGAAATCGCCCGGCGGATTGGACGGGCTTGCGGTGGAGTTTGTGGATGCTATGGACCGAGCGGCCAGAGGCAAACACCGCGCGGTGCTGTCGCTCGTTCCGCAGGGGAAGCTTCAACCGGCCGACCTGGCTAGCCGTTGGCCAGGAGCTTGCGGAACTCGTCTTCGCTGATCACCGTGACGCCCAGGTCGCGAGCCTTGGCCAGCTTGGAGCCGGCGGCTTCGCCGGCCACCACATAGTCGGTCTTCTTGCTCACGCTCGAGGCTGCCCGCCCTCCCCTCTCGCGCACCAGCGCCTCCGCCTCCTCCCTGGTCAGGTGCTGAAGGGCGCCTGTGAACACGAAGGTCTTGCCCGCAAAGGCGCTTGTTGCCGGTTCGATCCGCTTGGGCAGCGGCGGGAACTGCACTCCGGCTCGGCGCAGCCGCTCGATGGCGGCCAGATTGCTCGGGTTGTCGAGGAATTCACGGACCGAGCGGGCCAGCGTCGGGCCGATCTCGTGCGTGCTGGCCAGGCGGGCCTCGTCGGCAGCGAGGAGGGCCTCCAGCGAGCCGAACTCCTGGGCGAGCACGTCGGCGACGTGTTCGCCCACATGCCGGATTCCCAGGGCGAACAGGCAGCGCGCGAGGGGCCTCGTCTTCGATGCCTCGATGGCGTTGAGGAGATTGCGGGCCGACTTCTCGCCCATTCGCTCGAGGCCCGCCAGTTGCTCTTGGGTCAGGTCATAGAGGTCGGCGGGGCTGGCCACCAGCCCCTTCTCCACCAGTTGGTCCACAAGCTTGGTCCCCAGGCCCTCGATGTCCATCGCCGCGCGCGAGGCGAAGTGCTCGATCCGCCCCTTCACCTGCGCCGGGCAGCCGAAGTTGATGCACCGCGCCACGACCTCGCCCTCCGGCCTCTGGGCCCTCGCGCCGCAGACCGGGCAGTTCTCGGGCATCCGGAACTTCCGTTCGGAACCCGTGCGCTTCTCCAACACCACGCCAACGACCTCGGGGATCACGTCTCCTGCACGCTGCACGACCACAGTGTCGCCGATTCGCACATCCTTGCGATCAATCTCGTCCTGATTGTGGAGGGTGGCGTTGGCGACCTCCACGCCGCCGACCCGGACGGGCTCGAGCCGCGCAACAGGCGTGAGGGCGCCCGTGCGGCCGACCTGGACTTCGATGTCGCGCACAATGGTGGTGGCCTGGCGCGGCGCGAACTTGTAGGCCACCGAGTACCGCGGGCTCCGCGACCGCTCGCCCAGCCGCCGCTGTTGGTCCAGGCGATTGACCTTCAGCACCACGCCGTCCATCTCAAACGCGAATGCGTCTCGACCCTCCCCCATCCGCTGGCAGAAGCGGATGGCCTCGTCGAGCGTCCGACAAGTCGCCCTGGGTTGGACGACGCGAAACCCCAGCGCCTCGAGAAGATCGAGTTCCTGCTCATAGGTCTCGCAGGATCTGCCCTCCAGCCCGCCGATCCCATAGAGGAAGATCTGAAGGGGCCGTGAGGCGGTAATGCGCGGGTCGAGTTGGCGGAGCGAGCCCGCCGCCGCGTTCCGCGGGTTGGCGAACGGCTCCTGGCCCGCCTCCTCGATGCGGCGGTTCAGCTCGGCGAAGCGTTGCTTCTCCATGTACACTTCGCCGCGGACCTCGATCCGGGCCGGAGGCTTCACGCGCTCCTCGCGCAGAACCACAGGAATCGCCTTGATGGTGCGGAGGTTCTGCGTGACGTCCTCGCCCGTCTCGCCGTCGCCGCGCGTGGAGCCCAGCACGAGGCGGCCGCCCTCGTAGACCAGTTCGACCGCCAAGCCATCCAGCTTCGGTTCGGCCACCACCTCGAACGGTTCACCACCCAGGCCGTCGGCCGTTCGTCTCCACCATTCCGCCAGTTCGCCCTCGCTGGTCACCTTGCCGAGGCTCAGCATCGGGATCGTGTGGCGCACCGTGCCGAACGCCGCGACCGGTTGGCCGCCTACGCGCTGGGTCGGGGACTCGGGCGTGACCAGCTCCGGATACTCGGCCTCCAACCTGGCCAGCCGGTCGAACAGCCGATCATACTCGGCGTCGCTGACCTCAGGCCTATCCAGGACGTAGTAACAGTGGTTGTGATGCTCAATCTGCTTGCGAAGGCGTTCGGCTTCATCACGAATGCGGGCGGGGACCTCGGCCATGCCTTCTGCCCTTCCCACGATGCGCTGTGGCATGTCACCGCGTGAAGTACTCGCGGCTGGAGCGACGGACCAGCCCCACCACCACGAACACCAGGGCTCCGCAGGCCAAGGCGAGCAGGATCACGCTGGCGACCGGCTCCTGCGACGGGAGCTGGGCCGCTCCGCCTGAGCACACACAGAGCAACGCGCCGGCAAGCAGGCCGTCCCAGCGCGCGGCCCAGATTCGCCCGATGCCCAGCACGCCAAGAAGCAAGGCGAGCCCTGCCGCGATCTTGCCCCAGACACCCGCAGAAACAAGATGCGCGGCGAGCCCGGCAGCAACTGCCGCCAGGGCCAGACATTGGATCACGACGAGAAACGGCCGGTGCTGCGTGGGGGACGGCTCGGGCTCGGGCTTCGTTATCAGGCGCCCTGCCAGCCGCTCCCGAGGAGCCGGCGCCACCGTAGGAACCGGCTCCGGCTCGCCATCTGGCACGGCCTGCGTCGCGGTCTCGGCGGGCACCGGCTCCTTCAACCACGAACCC
It encodes:
- the ligA gene encoding NAD-dependent DNA ligase LigA, which translates into the protein MAEVPARIRDEAERLRKQIEHHNHCYYVLDRPEVSDAEYDRLFDRLARLEAEYPELVTPESPTQRVGGQPVAAFGTVRHTIPMLSLGKVTSEGELAEWWRRTADGLGGEPFEVVAEPKLDGLAVELVYEGGRLVLGSTRGDGETGEDVTQNLRTIKAIPVVLREERVKPPARIEVRGEVYMEKQRFAELNRRIEEAGQEPFANPRNAAAGSLRQLDPRITASRPLQIFLYGIGGLEGRSCETYEQELDLLEALGFRVVQPRATCRTLDEAIRFCQRMGEGRDAFAFEMDGVVLKVNRLDQQRRLGERSRSPRYSVAYKFAPRQATTIVRDIEVQVGRTGALTPVARLEPVRVGGVEVANATLHNQDEIDRKDVRIGDTVVVQRAGDVIPEVVGVVLEKRTGSERKFRMPENCPVCGARAQRPEGEVVARCINFGCPAQVKGRIEHFASRAAMDIEGLGTKLVDQLVEKGLVASPADLYDLTQEQLAGLERMGEKSARNLLNAIEASKTRPLARCLFALGIRHVGEHVADVLAQEFGSLEALLAADEARLASTHEIGPTLARSVREFLDNPSNLAAIERLRRAGVQFPPLPKRIEPATSAFAGKTFVFTGALQHLTREEAEALVRERGGRAASSVSKKTDYVVAGEAAGSKLAKARDLGVTVISEDEFRKLLANG